A region of the Centropristis striata isolate RG_2023a ecotype Rhode Island chromosome 20, C.striata_1.0, whole genome shotgun sequence genome:
TCTACTCGAGGTGTGTGCTATTGGCGCCGCCTGAACTGAGTGATTACTATTTCAGCAAGCAGGTTTGTTTATTGGTACCACGGGGTCTTGCGCACCCAGCGAAGTGTGCACCCTGCATCTGTGCGGATCTTAATGGAGGCGGCTTCTGCTTCTCGGACGGTCTCCTTCACTGACTGCATCAGATTCTGGGCGTTATGGACCAACATCTCTGTGGCCTGGGCGGGGAAACATTTAGAGGAGAAGCAGTCAGGGGTGAAATAACAACAGAGAGGGGACAAAATAGGGCTGGAACATACagagaaaatcaaatatcacattattattattcttttaccAGATACCTCAGTATTGATATTGCAAAGATGTTGTAGAGTTGACGGTTGAAGCTTTCActgaatattacatttaaaaaaaatacattgttgaaaaaatattggtaacgctttgtattaaggtccttgtaataaccattaattaacaagtaataaggcattgttctcgctttagatccctttagctgcaaaaagcatagttaactgttaacaagtgcatacttaacttataatagatgagcaataaagtatattttaatatcaataagcaaacaaaagattaataaaggcatggcaaagacataatgggtgggttatgggtgtttgtaatgctattatgaagaattataagatactcatgaggcttttattaatgttcttattataaatctcttatagcctgctattagctgtattataatgccattattaacacttatataggcttataaaaacacagtaatgttaataagcatcttgtaaggacttacaagggccttatttcttgttaattaatggttattacaaggaccttaatataaagcgttaccaaaatatcaatatcagaTATGTGGATAAGATGTCTACATTTGTAAAAGCAAATAATGGAACACCTAGTGCAGTCTAGTAAATTCATAAAATGACATCACTTTACtgtaatgcagcctttaaaaccGAGGAAAGACAATTTTGTGATATGACAATATCCATTTTCATATCAGGATATCAAggtgataagataagataagatatgactttatttattccacagtggggaaatttagttgtcacagcagctcaagatacagacacacagatataaaaaataaagaatataaacaataagacatatacatacattctatacacatttctgctatttgcatttattattaatatattatttttttatgtttgtttacattgagTGAgttgtgagttttgtggtcctctgtgtcttttgtttattttactacttttaactacgtcttttatttattttaccgtttatctgtttgattttatagttttatttatagcataattttagattttatacacttattattcattgctgattgttatatggaaatgtttgttttattgttgattctatgtacggcactttggagacatttttgttgtttaaatgtgctatacaaataaagtggattggattggattacaatatttacaatacaatatcgatatattgctcAGCCCTGTGCAGTGTGGTATACTGTCTAGATTTTACATTTTGGGAAAAGAGAGTGCTGGTATTGAATTGATAATTGCCAGTTTTGTGAGTTTACCTGCTCTGACTCCTCTTCACTGATGTTAGTTCGTCCCAGCATGGTGGCTTTGACAGTAGAAAGGATCTTCAGCTGAGTGCTGATGGTAGGGATTCGTTCACACACCTTTAGAAGGAGACAAGCATGTAAATCATTTTCTGTACAAGACATAGAAGACTTTCAGTATGTGTCGGTCTGTCCTTACCTGCAGCAGGTTAGTTCTGATGCGTCTGTCAGTGCACTGCTTGGCCACTTCTTTAGCCAGTCTCGTCACCTCATCTGAGGCCTTGGCAATGTCCTTAGCACACTGAATCAGCGCTCGCTTGTTTCCGCTGCCACCACGCACCAGCCGAGACATTTCTGCCATCAGCAGAGCCATCCGCTTAGCTGCTGCTATGATGTCGTTACCCTGCgaagaggggagaggaggaagcAGTAAGAGCAGTGAGCAGGAAGCTGGAGAGGAGCTGGCTTTGGATAGGACATAAGAATGCAATGGAAACATTATTTACGAGTTTGTTTCCACACATTCTGATTATGATCAAAATGCAGGATACTGAAAATAGAGAATGCCGGTGCTTTGCATGAATGAATTTGAATATATAAGCAAAAACAGGCACTAAAGCAGAAGGCTGCATGCAGAGTCAGTGCACATATTCTTCAACGCTCATGGAAGAAGACATAATCCAAATTTGTATCATTAGTTTTGGAGGGAAACAGTGTTGAAGTTCTTACGTCTCTCTCCCATCACAGTCATCGTGAGGTTAGTATCCATCAAGTGATGTTCAGTGTTGGAGTGATTACTCTATCAGGCTAAGAAGCAGGTGATATACCAGGCAAGCAGGCAGTCTAAACTACATCACCCGGAGGTCTTTGGGAAACTGTCATCCTTGGCTTCACAGGttggtcagagagacagagcgacTGGCTCCTCCTTTTAACCACTTTACCATGAATATGAGGGAGGGACTTGTGAAGCCAGTGCCAGTTTATCCAGGTGGTGCAACAAACAAACTTGCCATTCCAACAATCCTTGACCTTAAATACAGCCGTAGCGTGGCGTCAGCATAACCGTGTGTCAACCATGTGTGATGCTGGTTGGAAGTTTCCATGGTAGTGGCAGATGCAAGGCTTATCCTTTGCACAGCCACAGTGCAGTGACTGTCAGCTAGCACTCCAACAGCTGTTTCTTTGTCCTGCAGGGCTTTTCTTGTGTGGTGGTTTTATCTGTTTGCATGCGtggaagtgtgtttgtgtgtgtgtgtgtgtgtgtgtgtgtgtgtgtgttgggggtcTAATAGCTGTATGATCCTCTGTATCTGTATGATGGTTTCCAGTTTAAAACACTGGCAACCATTTACAAATACAATCTGTCTAGGCTTGGGCAGTATTACACTATTATGGTTTACAAGGGTATGTAGACATTTCTAATGCACTTAGGTGATGTGTAGTGCATGGCACGTGCCGCCAGAGGTCCGTCTGTACTGGTGGAACAGATACCTGAGCTAAAAAGATGCCGGCTGTGAGCGGTGTGGATAATTTTACACAACTATTAAAACCAAAAGCTCCTCTGACCCTGTTTGGGAGTATTTTGTGTTTAGTCTGATGATAAAAGTGAGCCAGCCAACACAGACAAAGCTGTTTTGGGTGAttcttgtcattttaatttgcaaatataaaggaagaagaaaataagattGCAGCTGCAATGTTTCCAGCTGTCCACTGAGCAGCAATGCAGCTGGCACgacagagggagaaaaacagcATGTAGAGGCTGCTTTTTCTCACATGATATTCTCGTGAATTAAGGATTTATTTGGACCATATTCGAGGTTGGTGGTTGTTGGAACAGTGGAAAGACTAACCAAGTTGGAtttggtgtgttttattttgtttctgtcaagcttgaatgaaatgtgttttagaTTAGTTAACAAGGCAGTAAATCTAATCTTAGTATGATGTAAGAGAGAAACTTGAATCCACAAGATGTAcgtttgtatttttctgtttagtAAAGGAAATAGGTGGAAGACTATTTCCTTTCTTGACAAGAGCTTGTGGAATTTAATGCACTTGCAGCTCAAACGTGttctcccatataaaacaacggCAGGCCAGTGGAGTGTTTACACATCAGCAAAATCTCAGCAAGGTGTGATGGCATGAAAAAATAGATACCGCCCAAGCCTAGTGTAGATGTGTGCGTGCTAGGGGGGTCAACATGATCCTTTTCCATTTCCTATCTGACCCACGTCtggttgtgtgtgcgtgcgcagaCCTTGCTGGACCACTTGCGAGCCTCCTGGTGGAGAGACTGGGCAGCTGCCAGAATGGGTTGATTGACAGGCTGGTTGGAGGGCATCATCAGCAGTTCTGGCTCATAGTCATCTTCACCATCAGTAAActcatcttcatcatctaccTCCCTCTCCTCTACTGCCTCCTCATCCTCAGGCTGGGTGGGGCAGGGGGGAGGCGGGATTGTTGGTGGAGGACAGAATTGGGATGGGAAGGAAAGggggaagaggaaaaaaaggaggaataTGGAGAAGAAGGGGAAGGAGAAAGCCAGGGATGGCAGGAGGGGGGAAGCATGGGAAAAGGAGGCATTTAGTACAGTATGAGAGGCACTGGATGGAAGAACAGAGGACAGGAGATTTacaggagggaggagaagcGAATACAAGCACAGTGAAGGAGCAGGGGAGGTGGAACTGCACGCGCAAGCAAAGATGGGAAAcaaaagaggaaagaggagcTGGTTTCAGCAGGTAGCGGGTGGATGACATGCCTTACTCTGAGGCAGTAGCTGTATTGATAGTTTGTAACGCATTTGCTTTATCGACTAACTGTAGCCAAAACCAGTGGTTTGTTGCTCCTTCCAGTGTATTTAAGAGTCTAACAGTGAGCTGGGAGTGTGACACAATCAGAAACAGGTGTGGAAAAAACTGTCAAGAGTAGTGTCAAGGGGAAAAATGTTTATAAGCTACacaaagagagcgagagagcgttATTCCTGCATAATCAAGGGTTATTCAGACAAAATAATTGTTCTTTACACAGTTCCAGTTCCACAAGAACACTTGGACACACGCATATACAGAACATAGACAGCAATAGGGATAACAGTGCAAAGAATACAAAGTCTACTGCAGATATAGTGCGCTTAGAGGCTGTATTTTCTCTCCACAAATGactatttttcttatatttacttacttatacGTAAGTGTATATGTGTTAGCCATTAACAATTTTATATGCCAACACCTCGGACAGATGACAGTTTCCAGTTTCCCCTCTGAAACTGGAATTGAGCCACTGATCTCCACATTTCAGCATCAACATGACTTCAGGATATTCACATGATAAGAGAAGGCACTTTATTATTGGACAAATGTATTAGGGTCCACAGAGAGATTTCAGTCATGTCTTCTAACCATACATAGGGATAGCACTAATCAGttcacttttttgtatatatgcagctgattttgaaattgaacACATTTCCTGTAGGTTTGTTATGCAatctgtatttttctgtgtgtgcttgtgtaaaCTGACCTTGCTCGACCACTTGCGTGCCTCGTCGTGCAGCTGTCTGGCCGCCACCATCATGGGCTCGCTGACCACCTCTCCAACCTTCTGCTCGGGGAACTCCTCATCCTTCTCCTCTGGAGGAGGGGGCCGAGGCGGGGGCACCTCGCCCTCTGGCAAGGGGGGCTTAGGTGGTGCCTGCTCATCACTAACCTGGAAAATGCACGCATTGACACACGAGTGTTACCTATAATGTAGTTCAGGAACAAATGGGGATGTGACATTTGCACCATCCTTCTTAAAATGCTTTTTAGGAATTTACATTTTCTGGATCACAGACAGGAAGACGgaggagaaatgtttttttaatcaaaatgttaTATCCTGTTTGGTTTAGCCATGTCAAACAATGTCAAACAAGttatgaaaatacagaaattatgtgaaatgaccaaGACTGTTGTAGACTTGACAGAAAGTAATGCATTCATGTGAGACCCAAATACTGATCTTTACTGGTCTTTAAAGGGTGTTTGTcacttggtaaaaaaaaaggctctgaTTTGGGCCattgcttttcattttgacaaccTTTATATCATCATCCACAGAAAGTGAGTATGCACTCTGCAACATCCAGCTTCACATTTACAAGAACACCTGGGGGCTATCCACTCTAACCGGTTTTCTGCTGCAGGACACTGAGCCGCTCCACTGGAGCAGTTAACAGTTCAAGGTCACTGCGACAAAGCTGATGAAAAATCACTTTCCTCATccaatgcatttattttagatCAGTGGTGGTAGTGAAGTGGTTGGTTATTCAAAGGTTTACTGTGGAAATAcgtttgtttaaatgtgcttaCATGAAGCTGGTCCAGGtcaggtggtggaggagggaaGTCCGGCTCCTGAGGTTGAAAAGCTTCTCTCACTTTTCCAACTGCAGCCAGGATCCTCAGACACGAGTCCAAATAGGCTTTCTGAAGAGctgtggaggagaaggagcagcagcaTGAGAGACACTGCTAATCACTAGCTGAATAgggtaaacaaacaacaattaaTAGATATTACCATGAAACCTCCCCAGTTGATTatatacaattattttacaATCCCACCCAACACTAATTGTATggttaaatatgtaaattacattttctaatGTCATCTTTTGATGACTTTAAGACAAAtctacagacacaaatagacatgGTGTTATGAAATAAATGCCTTAATTTGAATATGGATgtatttggatgttttcttttcacTGTTTATAAAAGAAGACATGTTCATAGAAGCAAAATAGCtcaaaaatctcaaaattgaccaTAGTGGTTGACTGTAGTGTCTCACCTAAAGTGAGTAAACCTGTCATGCAGTATATTAGAGTACCTTTATCTTGTATGTTCCCAGCCACAGCTTTAGCATCCATTACCATGGGTGAGATGGTGTGGGAGAGGATATCTGATGCATGTTTCACTGTGTCTCTGAACCGCGGGTCTTCAGAGTTCTCCACTTCCCTCTTCGCCACCAACAGGACCCGATTAGCTCGTCTTGCTATGCTTGTTGCCCCGGCAACAAGCATTTGGGGCTGAACATTCGCCATGGCAACTCGGCACTTGTCAATGTCTTTCTTTATGGCATCCTCAGAAGCATCTAGCAGAGATTTGGTGTCAATGGCCTCATCCACCAAACCTTATGGGCACAGAGAAACTCATAGGTTaatgatttattatattaatgtgGTGTGGGATTTGTTGCAGCTTGCTGAAACACTGCAACTACTTTAAAATGTAAGATTGTCAATAATATAAGTTACACAAGAAATGTTAAGAAAATCCTCACCAGTGAGTCTCTCCACATTGTCAATCCACTGGTTCTTCATGGTGTCAAAGTGCTCGTATGCGGCTTTATTTCCCGGATTCTTCAACAAGATCCGAGCAGCAGAGGTCACCTGGACATTATCAAACATGTCTGACTCTGACAGATACAGGTTTGAACCAGTGTATGCAGTCttgcaaaaaagaagaaaaaaaactgcacctgtGGTGTGAGCTCCCTGGCATGTTTCACAGCAGCATGTATCCCCTCTACTGTCCCCTTATTGGCTGTTCCCACTGCAGCAGCTTTCTCTGCGGTGGCTCCCAGCCGACCTGCATGGGTCTCAAAGTTCCCTGCACGCTCATCAAAAacctacaacaaacatttattCAATGCAACATAATAATCTTCTTTCACCGTGTTCCCAGTCTTTACACACAGATCTTTATTACTGACCTCCTCTCTGTTGGGGGCATCAGGGGGAGCTGTTGCAGCCACAGCCAGCAGTTTGATCGGGGTGGTGGTGTCACTGAAAACGTCAGATACTTCCTGGGTCATCACCTCCTGCATGTGCTGCCTCAGGTCCTAGTAAGAGCAGAGTGTTATATAAGTCCACTAGGTGGAGCTCTACaacaatgctttaaaaaaaaaaaaaaaaaaggttcacacAGTCCTGTGTTCCTGCAGTACCAGCAGAGGCTGCAGTCCAAGGATCGCACACTTCAAACCTTAGCTCTTTGCAATAGCTACTCCATTTAATACTGTAATGGTAATGCACATAAAACACCCTGGACAGTTGCTCAATTTAACGTGGTTGAAAATAGGATACGGGGTCAGGGTTAGGTGCTATGCCCCCTGACAATGATGGGCAGTGCCACAAAAAACTAGGGTCCCATTAATGTGGTCCAGAATCTGCAGGAACATACTACTCGGCTCCCAAACTGGGGGATTGTTTGGATTGTTATTTAatacataaactttaacaaatatCACAGAATAAGGGCACAGTAAAGCTTTATTCACAGAGCAGTAGTTAAAGAGTAAAGTACACAACCAAAGAGCTAATAGAACAGCCAAGTGTCAGAGTGAAGAAAACACTGAATCTGTAAAAAGAAAGAAGCCTATACAGTACATatgattctttaaaaaaaaccaacaacaacaatgtagaCAGAATTGTATTAAAAGTTCTTAAAACACAATATTCACAGTAATATTCTGCTCAAAATTCATCCAAATCACTTGGTTTACACAAAATATTCTGCAGCTATAGTGTTGGCTATATGGGTTAATGGTGCAGTTTATCAGTTGTTCTGTACTGTTATTGTTAAGCGTTGAATTTAATAAGAAATATCCATAAAATGGGGTCGTCAGTTTACTCATTGATAGAAAAGCAGAATGTTGGGAAACACTGCCTAAAATTTATCCTGACATACAGTATTTGGCATGTTGTTGCCTTCACTATCATTTAAAATAGCCTCTGTGGGTTTGAACAGCATGAGTTTGCACTGACAGTGGGAGGATTCATACataaatgaatgtgtgtttgtgagaccATCGAGCTACCTTCAGGCTGTCCTGCAGTTGTGCAGCTGTAGCTCGTGCATGAGGAGCCTCGGCCTCGCCCCTGCCGGCCATGTCTGCCAAAGATGTCATTAGAGCCTCCGTTCGGTCGCAGCGTCCAATCATATCCTGCCGATACGGGCCTATCAGGCCTCCTGCCAGCCTCTTCCCCTCTCCAACCATTCCTCTGATTGCTGCCTGacctgaggagagagagaaacaagtcATTTCCACATCACATCTGAATACACAATATCTCATCTGTCTTCAATAAAACCCAGATACAACAATTACAAGTCCTTATTTAGACATGAAGTCTCTCTAAATAGCTGcacagtgttttttatttcttggtaACATTTTCTACAAGTGACGCAATGACTGCGGTTCATATATCTTTTCTTGAAAATCAGAGAAGTTGTCATAAAGTTTCTAGGAAGTCATTAGTGTGATTAATATATGTCATGTTTAGTTACAtccacaaataaaacatatagtGGGCAGGTACCTGTGTTCCACTGTAGTATCTCACACTCTGCTCCCATAGGGAAGCATGGGAGGAAATAGGAAATAATCCAATGACAAACCAGGGGCACAGCAACAGAcatcaaacaaaacattacaaCAATACCAACACTTCCTAAATGACTAAGTAAGTAAGTTCGTCATAAAGTGATTCATTGTGGGCATTTAAGGAACTGGCATCAGTCACCAGTCATGTCTGTACATTCAGAAGTGATGAAAATTACTGCCCAATGTGGAAAGATTAGACATTCTGCAtgaaatactactactactattatgaattttattattatttttttattattcagagTTTGGCCTTTGGCAAACAAAATAAGCCTGTTTAAATAATAggtattgtaataataatatatatatatatatatatgactacACTAAGGCTAattaaaatcaaacaattaaaataataataaaaagaatagaTATGTTGAAAGAAGTccttttttattgggtttttagaaGGGATAAGTCTGACTCCTGGTTGCTGCCTTGACCACTTTCTCACACTCTCCATCATCCACATCGGCTGACAAAAAGCACGGAAGGTCAGAGCGTTTATTTTTGAACGACTACTACATCATCCCTCCCTAGAGCCGTCATCCAACCCTGCTCACCTACTCCTCTGTCGTCTACTCCGGGGTTGTTCGCCCAGCGGAGGGCTTGCTCCATCTTGCCCTCCAAGGTGACGGCAGGCTTGGCGGGTCTCATGTTGGCCACGGCGCGGTTTGTTTTAGACTGCAGGGTCAGCAGTGCTGATCCAATCTGCTTTGCCAATGCACGGGCCTCCGGGCTGTCACCTTTTCCCCTGAGACAAGAACAGATGGAGAGAATATTTGGTGGGGAAACAAAAAGGTGTGAAAGATATGTGGTGGAGAAATTAAATACAGATTTTGAACCCACCAAATGTCTCATCATACCCCTGTTAGTCACCACTTTAAAGggaaatactgtcaaaagctgATGCcactttttcatgtgtttttatgtttcatgtgtAACATAAACTATTGTCTTGTTTCaccagaaataaaaatgaaaattttcTATTGCTGGTTTCTATTAGAAGCATGTGTTGAGTTTCATTAATATTGACAGATTTAAGGCCTgaagaataaaatattatttacagttgattagtttgcagtggtggaagaagtgtgaAGCACTAATCCTGAAGAAGTCAGAAAGTACCACCGCACTGTAGAAATaatcactaaaagtaaaagttctgcattgaAAACCTCACTTATGTAAACGTATTAGGGCAGTCACTATATCAGATTTTCACTATACCATTTTCAGAGCTAAAAGACAATattaattataacaatatttgtgacatatatggaaaatttgaagaaaaaaaaaacattctttcaGCCAAATAAACTTTGCTTATTAGCCTTTTTTCCTGGCAAATTATATTCACTTTTTCTATAAGTTTAGATGAGAGAGTTTGTAACCAAAACTACATGACAAAGCAAGAACAGAAAGAAATGGAAATAACTTaagagttgctggatttgtctttGAGATATATCAGAGCAGATGTTTAAAGTAGCTCAAAATGATATACTCAAGCAAAGTACACAAATGTTAATGCACTTATTTGGTAGCACTGTTAGTTTAAATGCACTTGATATGTGTGATATTTCTTTCAAGGCTGTGTAGTCAGTCCTTATGATACCATACAGTGTTTATAATTCTAAATAACCACATGTTATGAAAAGTCAAATCTTTCCTAGACATGAAAATGTTTGATGATCTCTAAATTTTTTACTGTGTAATAGCACAGTAACATTTTTCTCCTTTAAAAGTTCAGATCCAGTTTTTGTGTCGATCTGGATAACAGCTGGTTTACTTGATTTACTATGTTATATCTCTGGTTTCCTTTTATGGTCAATTCATGGAGTGGAAGTGGAGAACAGAAAATATATCACTAATGGTGACTCTTCCTGTTGTGATTCACTGAACTACAgtaacattttgtaaattaaatgttCTAAACCCAACGAACTGGCCATCAgacatttcaaatattaaattCAGTGACATACACCTTGATTTGAGCAGTATTTTCCTTTTAGGTCTACTTGAATCTACTTGATCCTGAAACTGTTACCGACCCTCCACATAAAAACCATAACCCCATCCGTTCCACAACATATTCAAACAGAAACCTTATCGTAGGACTGATGCCCAGGGTTGACAGGCAACAACATATTTTCCAGGCAGGTAAAACATGCCACCTATTGGTGACACGAGGTTGCAGTTTGAGCCTAAAAAAGAGGGTCTAAGGATTACACAAAGTCACAAAACATCATCAGTCGTGCACGTGTCAGAAGAATGGAAGCATACTGTCTGCGTAGCTCCACCAGTCTGGCGGTGAGGCCTGCGATCTCACTGATGGAGCGCAGGATGTCGTCCCTCTCTTTGGGGTCTTCACATAGATCTGCAATGCGTTTGGCCTCGGCTAGTAGTGCTCTGATGTTCTCCTCGCCCTCAGGACCGCCGTTAGGATCAGCGAGCCAGGCCTAAAAAATGCCCATATATGGTTTAGTTCTTATCTGATGAAATAAGCAACATGCATCGGTATCTACAATTTGGGAGAAGTTCGTtgaataacaaataaaatgggCTTCACAATACACAATACTTTGGAAATAATAAACCAACatttaattataaaaacaaatgacGGAGGAAACCCTATTATAAGTCTAATTAATTTTCAGTGAGGGAACACCAGAAGAAaacagattaaaatacataaatgaatagaCAGAAAGCTCAAGGGAAGGAAAACTGAATTAAAGGCTGGGCTGAAAaggtaaaatacaataaataaataaataattagttagatacataaataaagttttaattaATAGCCAGACTtactaagttaaaaaaaaataaaaaaataattaacaacaTCATCTTATAACTTaaattattcactgaaaattacaacaaaaaagacagaaatagtATGAATATAATGCCTGAGGAGGTGACCTTCACTGGGGAGAAGGTTAACATGGAtgactgtgttgttgttgttgttgttgttgttttatctgaCCTGTGCAGCGTCCAGCCTCCTGGCAATGGCCTGCTTGGCATTGATTAGAGCCTCCAGTCTGCGAGCAGCACTGTCCACTTTGCCAAATAACAAGTCTAAGCCCTGTGAGCACTGGCCTGCACGTTGCACACACCCCGGGGTCGGACCCTGGCCTCTGTCGAAACAGCAAAACACACAGAGCTAACACAAGATGCGAAAAATGTAGACGCAGCAATGTAAAGAAAACTGTTCCACTCATGTTCTCTCGTATCAAAACACCACCTGACTCGTAGATCTGCAACCTGGTCAGTCATTTGCCCCAGAGCCTTAGCGGTTGCCAGTATATCTTTCCTCTCCTTCCCGGCACACAGCTCTCCAACCTTACCAGCTTCGTCCAGTATCACACGCAGGGCGACCTCGCCGGGGTCTCCTGAGGGGGATGACACGCCACAGAATCACATCGTGGAATAACATCTAAAAagctgttgagttttttttgtgcaaaaagcATAAAGAATCCAATTACCTGGTTGTCCATGGGGGTCTTTGAGCCAGCTTTTAGCTTGTGCCATCTTTGACTCAATCAAAGCCAGAGACCTCTTCAAAGCCTCCATATcctgagggagagagaaaacacagaatTGTGTATAGctctttaaaaacagcagtgggtAATAAATAACAAGGTACCACTGTGCATTATGGCACAGTGTAAATAAAGAGTTGTCAGTAAGGACTTCAgtagtttttattcattactgtttcaacaacaaaatgataaattaacctctgggttgccaggttgtgCGCCCACATTAAAGGAAGAGGGTggctttattttacatttttctcactgtcagcaaaacaaatgaaaacccTAAAACCAACAACGCTTTCGTGCATCTGTTTTAAACTTCCTTACCTGCCTGTTGCACTCAGCCCTAAAAGATGGGTCACAAATACAAGCTGTAGGTGCATTTATTGCAATGTAATATTTTTCATACAGACAGGATTAAATTGAGTCTTTGTTGGGGACTTTCTTTGGGAACTTCTTTTAGTTGCAGATTGATACACATTTCCTGTTTTAGTcagta
Encoded here:
- the LOC131993634 gene encoding vinculin-like; protein product: MPVFHTKTIESILEPVAQQISHLVIMHEEGEVDGKAIPDLTVPVAAVQAAVSNLVRVGKETVQTTEDQVMKRDMPPAFIKVENSSSKLVQAAQMLKADPYSVPARDYLIDGSRGILSGTSDLLLTFDEAEVRKIIRVCKGILEYLTVAEVVETMEDLITYTKNLGPGMTKMSKMIEERQQELTHQEHRQMLVNSMNTVKELLPVLISAIKIFVATKSSRGAGVEEAERNRRFTFEKMSAEITEIIRVLQLTTWDEDAWANKDMEALKRSLALIESKMAQAKSWLKDPHGQPGDPGEVALRVILDEAGKVGELCAGKERKDILATAKALGQMTDQVADLRVRGQGPTPGCVQRAGQCSQGLDLLFGKVDSAARRLEALINAKQAIARRLDAAQAWLADPNGGPEGEENIRALLAEAKRIADLCEDPKERDDILRSISEIAGLTARLVELRRQGKGDSPEARALAKQIGSALLTLQSKTNRAVANMRPAKPAVTLEGKMEQALRWANNPGVDDRGVGQAAIRGMVGEGKRLAGGLIGPYRQDMIGRCDRTEALMTSLADMAGRGEAEAPHARATAAQLQDSLKDLRQHMQEVMTQEVSDVFSDTTTPIKLLAVAATAPPDAPNREEVFDERAGNFETHAGRLGATAEKAAAVGTANKGTVEGIHAAVKHARELTPQVTSAARILLKNPGNKAAYEHFDTMKNQWIDNVERLTGLVDEAIDTKSLLDASEDAIKKDIDKCRVAMANVQPQMLVAGATSIARRANRVLLVAKREVENSEDPRFRDTVKHASDILSHTISPMVMDAKAVAGNIQDKALQKAYLDSCLRILAAVGKVREAFQPQEPDFPPPPPDLDQLHVSDEQAPPKPPLPEGEVPPPRPPPPEEKDEEFPEQKVGEVVSEPMMVAARQLHDEARKWSSKPEDEEAVEEREVDDEDEFTDGEDDYEPELLMMPSNQPVNQPILAAAQSLHQEARKWSSKGNDIIAAAKRMALLMAEMSRLVRGGSGNKRALIQCAKDIAKASDEVTRLAKEVAKQCTDRRIRTNLLQVCERIPTISTQLKILSTVKATMLGRTNISEEESEQATEMLVHNAQNLMQSVKETVREAEAASIKIRTDAGCTLRWVRKTPWYQ